One Nitrosopumilus piranensis genomic region harbors:
- a CDS encoding DsbA family protein, whose amino-acid sequence MSKFYLLVIPIVIGIIAGSFLVFYPEPEDNSEKLTVSKLIENGSPVMGKNNAPITILEWGDYQCTFCYKFHQNTLDVINEDFIKTGKIKLVFKDFPLNGPDSLLAAEASYCAEDQGKYWQYHNELYKNWGGERTGWITRNSLDSFAITVNLDLDMFNKCLDEHKYQNKVNELYEFGREIGIDATPSFLVFNDEKIIKIRGNQPLEVFLKTFDEL is encoded by the coding sequence GTGAGTAAATTCTATCTTTTAGTAATTCCTATTGTAATAGGCATTATTGCAGGCAGTTTTCTAGTATTTTATCCAGAGCCAGAAGACAATTCAGAAAAATTAACAGTATCAAAACTAATCGAAAACGGGTCACCCGTTATGGGTAAGAATAATGCACCTATCACCATTTTAGAATGGGGAGATTATCAATGTACATTTTGTTACAAATTTCATCAAAACACATTGGATGTAATTAATGAGGATTTTATCAAAACTGGTAAAATTAAACTTGTATTCAAAGACTTCCCATTAAATGGACCAGATTCACTATTGGCTGCTGAAGCATCATATTGTGCTGAAGATCAAGGAAAATATTGGCAATATCATAATGAACTTTACAAAAATTGGGGAGGAGAAAGAACAGGATGGATTACAAGAAATTCATTAGATAGTTTTGCAATAACTGTTAATTTGGATTTAGACATGTTCAACAAATGTCTTGATGAACACAAATATCAAAACAAAGTAAATGAATTGTATGAATTTGGTCGAGAGATAGGAATTGATGCCACACCTTCATTTTTAGTATTCAATGATGAAAAAATTATCAAAATTAGAGGAAATCAACCATTAGAGGTATTTCTTAAAACATTTGATGAATTATGA
- a CDS encoding DUF4443 domain-containing protein yields MGKEIHLGEGAVKTLVLHLKEAGIIESTRSGNFLTDKGEKITLQLKKIISNECKIEKNGLTKSKNNHAIILKKFSSVIKTGLEQRDYAIMYGSSGCITLMFENNRFVFPGEGKDCLAPYKKIKQTLLEKLNPSEGDIVIISSSDDPFVAEISAKNSALWTIATS; encoded by the coding sequence TTGGGAAAAGAAATCCATCTAGGAGAAGGTGCAGTAAAAACACTTGTTTTGCATCTAAAAGAAGCAGGAATAATTGAATCAACAAGATCTGGGAATTTTCTTACAGACAAAGGGGAAAAAATTACTTTGCAATTAAAAAAAATTATTTCAAATGAATGTAAGATTGAGAAAAATGGATTGACCAAAAGCAAAAACAATCATGCAATTATTCTCAAAAAATTCTCTTCAGTAATAAAAACAGGATTAGAACAAAGAGATTATGCGATAATGTATGGCTCATCAGGATGTATCACATTGATGTTTGAAAACAATAGATTTGTCTTTCCAGGGGAAGGCAAAGACTGCCTTGCACCATACAAAAAAATCAAACAAACGCTTTTAGAAAAATTAAACCCATCAGAAGGAGACATAGTTATTATTTCATCATCAGATGATCCCTTTGTTGCAGAGATATCTGCAAAAAACTCTGCATTGTGGACAATTGCTACAAGTTAA
- a CDS encoding CbtB domain-containing protein — translation MSETRQINVSKTSVPKLALLALGIIFAAGLFVVGFDQGHIFSLVYGEQAFTDLYIHELTHDMRHAAGFPCH, via the coding sequence ATGTCTGAAACAAGACAAATTAATGTGTCTAAAACAAGCGTACCTAAACTTGCATTACTTGCATTAGGAATTATCTTTGCAGCCGGATTGTTTGTTGTAGGCTTTGATCAAGGACACATCTTTAGTCTAGTTTATGGTGAGCAAGCATTTACAGATCTTTACATCCATGAACTTACTCATGATATGAGACACGCTGCTGGATTTCCTTGTCATTAG
- a CDS encoding CbtA family protein, whose product MKTFLFIIIVLISGAFAGFVHGTVNFAIVEPYLDQAIGIENQNLFATGEEEDTPEFWVEYEGYRTWQKGGQILAGVILGVSVGSLFGIVFALSRNSLPGSNDVKKSLVLAGIMWLTLYFIPFLKYPANPPTVGDTETVVLRAILYLTFIAISGFGAVGFYQLSKKLQNNKKLLALLGYGVFISAVFLAMPENPDEITAPMNLVNEFRIMSVLGVTSFWISVGIILGLLWNRLLTKQETPQSYS is encoded by the coding sequence ATGAAAACATTTCTTTTTATCATAATTGTCTTAATTTCAGGTGCGTTTGCAGGTTTTGTTCATGGAACTGTTAATTTTGCAATTGTAGAACCATATCTTGATCAAGCAATTGGAATTGAAAACCAAAATCTATTTGCAACTGGTGAAGAAGAAGACACCCCTGAGTTTTGGGTAGAATATGAAGGATATCGAACTTGGCAAAAAGGTGGACAGATTCTTGCTGGAGTGATTCTAGGTGTTTCAGTTGGCTCTTTGTTTGGAATAGTTTTTGCATTGTCTAGAAATTCATTACCTGGAAGTAATGATGTCAAAAAATCACTTGTATTGGCTGGCATCATGTGGCTTACTCTTTATTTTATACCCTTTCTCAAATACCCTGCAAACCCTCCAACAGTGGGTGATACTGAAACCGTTGTATTGCGTGCAATTTTGTATTTGACATTTATTGCTATTTCTGGATTTGGGGCCGTGGGATTTTATCAGTTATCAAAGAAACTACAAAATAACAAAAAACTCCTTGCGTTACTGGGTTATGGCGTTTTTATTTCTGCAGTATTTCTTGCAATGCCAGAAAACCCTGATGAGATTACAGCCCCTATGAATTTGGTCAATGAATTTAGGATAATGTCTGTTCTTGGAGTAACATCATTTTGGATATCTGTTGGCATAATTCTTGGGTTATTGTGGAATAGACTTTTAACTAAACAAGAAACCCCTCAATCATACAGCTAG
- a CDS encoding ArsR/SmtB family transcription factor translates to MSRKLTLPQLKKYDITQKVIEALADSESRAILFSIIKKGNTAAELSDKLKIPLSSVYKKLSDLEELTLIEVEKWMLSDKGRKYKVYRSRISKADISIKKPEPVLVLLPNK, encoded by the coding sequence ATGTCCAGAAAATTAACTTTACCGCAATTAAAAAAATATGATATCACTCAAAAGGTAATAGAGGCATTAGCTGATTCAGAATCTCGCGCAATACTATTTTCTATTATTAAGAAAGGAAATACAGCTGCAGAACTTTCTGACAAACTCAAAATCCCTCTTAGCTCTGTATACAAAAAATTATCTGACCTTGAAGAACTCACTCTAATTGAAGTTGAAAAATGGATGTTGTCTGATAAAGGTAGAAAATACAAAGTCTATAGAAGTAGAATCAGCAAAGCAGATATTTCTATTAAAAAACCTGAACCTGTTCTTGTGTTACTGCCAAACAAGTGA
- a CDS encoding ArsR family transcriptional regulator: MSKPNIIQLSEFDITQKIIESLSNVCTRAVLFSVKNESKDATQIADELKLSLSTVYKTLSNLEVLALAEVDKYVISPEGKKIKLYRSRIGKVEITLDDLEPSLNLYPNTTNPKSNL; encoded by the coding sequence ATGTCCAAACCTAACATTATTCAATTATCCGAATTCGATATCACTCAAAAAATTATTGAATCTCTAAGCAATGTTTGCACAAGAGCTGTATTGTTTTCTGTAAAAAATGAATCAAAAGATGCAACCCAAATTGCAGATGAATTGAAACTTTCTCTTTCAACAGTATACAAAACACTCTCCAATCTTGAAGTTCTTGCTTTAGCTGAAGTGGACAAGTATGTAATTTCTCCAGAAGGAAAAAAAATTAAACTGTATCGTAGTAGGATCGGAAAAGTTGAGATTACATTAGATGATCTAGAGCCCAGCTTGAATCTATATCCTAACACTACCAATCCAAAATCAAACCTATAG
- a CDS encoding phosphate/phosphite/phosphonate ABC transporter substrate-binding protein has product MKQKTTMAIIVAFVAIGIATIPLSQTAQAQSSIPDWIKTNAGWWAEGAVDDTTFLNGIEFLIENGIINVSSDSKSVDVDTLTIGFIPVEKADELTPKAQALEAFLENELGVDVEVVVPTNYETIIEGMRFGHIDAAFMDTGPAWITHERTGAEAVLAELVKGKVNYQATVWTLADNDSLQSIEDTVGKKVAFTSITGSSGFVRPMGTLVTDGHVTIEGDDIVALESALAKNFESYTFAGGYKAALELLLNGNVDVAFGSDIAPQKYLELEDQKKLRPITTIGPVPSHVFMVSADMSDSTKNALVDALIQLNYDEHNSILRDLYGAEALVPTTTTMHIGEFGEFINALTGLDQLILDKYNKSK; this is encoded by the coding sequence ATGAAACAAAAAACAACCATGGCAATTATTGTTGCATTTGTAGCTATTGGCATAGCAACAATTCCTTTGAGCCAGACTGCACAAGCACAGAGTTCTATTCCTGATTGGATTAAAACAAATGCTGGTTGGTGGGCCGAAGGTGCTGTAGATGATACCACTTTTCTAAATGGAATTGAATTCCTAATTGAAAATGGAATCATCAATGTTTCATCTGATTCAAAATCTGTTGATGTTGACACACTAACAATAGGATTCATTCCAGTCGAAAAGGCTGATGAATTAACTCCAAAAGCACAAGCCTTGGAGGCATTCCTTGAAAATGAGTTAGGTGTTGATGTCGAAGTAGTTGTACCAACAAACTATGAGACCATTATTGAAGGAATGAGGTTTGGTCACATAGATGCTGCCTTTATGGATACTGGTCCTGCATGGATCACTCATGAAAGAACAGGAGCAGAAGCAGTTTTGGCAGAACTTGTTAAAGGAAAAGTGAACTACCAGGCAACAGTTTGGACCCTGGCAGACAATGATTCTTTGCAATCAATTGAAGATACTGTTGGCAAAAAAGTTGCATTTACTAGCATTACTGGTTCCTCTGGTTTTGTTAGACCAATGGGAACTTTGGTAACTGATGGACATGTAACAATTGAAGGTGACGATATAGTTGCACTAGAATCTGCATTGGCAAAAAACTTTGAAAGTTATACCTTTGCAGGAGGATACAAAGCAGCATTAGAATTATTACTAAATGGAAATGTTGATGTTGCATTTGGTTCTGATATCGCCCCACAAAAGTATCTTGAATTAGAGGATCAAAAGAAATTACGTCCGATAACAACTATTGGACCAGTACCATCACATGTGTTTATGGTAAGTGCTGATATGTCAGACTCTACCAAAAATGCACTAGTTGATGCTCTCATACAACTAAACTATGATGAGCACAATTCCATTTTGAGGGATTTGTATGGTGCTGAAGCACTAGTTCCAACAACAACTACGATGCATATAGGCGAATTTGGAGAATTCATCAACGCATTAACAGGACTTGATCAGTTGATTCTAGACAAATACAACAAGAGCAAATAA
- a CDS encoding phosphonate ABC transporter ATP-binding protein, which produces MIQIQMTKNPSFSLISTKKIIQMNDVWTSYDSKNFALEGINMSIDRGTNYAIVGQSGSGKSTLLKLLNGMMVPSKGIIKIDYVTPNMNDKKFKKMMHSIGYIPQSLGLVKNSTVLENILIGSLPRIGKIQSFLKNFPESEIHDAKKIISQVGLSGKEERKAYMLSGGEKRRVAIARALMQKPTILLADEIVSELDHVTAREIMDLIADAQKRMNLTAIMVHHDMQLALEYANRVAVIKEGQKILEIGVEGDTIVDFQTGDMTTEEIMEMYADDAQK; this is translated from the coding sequence ATGATTCAAATTCAGATGACCAAAAACCCTTCTTTTTCATTAATCTCTACAAAGAAAATTATTCAAATGAATGATGTTTGGACATCTTATGATTCTAAGAACTTTGCATTGGAAGGAATTAACATGTCAATTGACAGAGGTACAAATTATGCCATAGTAGGACAATCGGGTTCTGGAAAATCCACTTTGTTAAAACTGCTTAACGGTATGATGGTTCCCAGTAAAGGAATTATCAAAATTGATTATGTGACTCCAAACATGAATGATAAAAAATTCAAAAAAATGATGCATTCAATTGGATATATTCCTCAAAGTCTTGGATTGGTAAAAAATAGTACTGTTCTTGAAAATATTTTGATTGGCTCTTTACCTAGAATAGGGAAAATCCAATCTTTTCTAAAAAATTTTCCAGAATCTGAGATTCACGATGCCAAAAAAATTATTTCTCAAGTTGGTTTGTCTGGTAAAGAAGAAAGAAAGGCCTACATGTTAAGTGGTGGTGAGAAGAGAAGAGTTGCAATTGCTCGAGCCTTAATGCAAAAACCCACTATCTTGTTAGCAGATGAAATTGTTTCAGAGTTGGATCATGTAACTGCTCGTGAAATTATGGATTTAATTGCAGATGCTCAAAAGAGAATGAATCTCACTGCAATAATGGTACACCATGATATGCAACTTGCCTTAGAATATGCAAATCGTGTTGCTGTTATCAAAGAAGGACAAAAAATTCTTGAGATAGGTGTTGAGGGTGATACTATTGTTGATTTTCAAACGGGGGATATGACTACTGAAGAAATTATGGAGATGTATGCTGATGACGCCCAAAAATAA
- the phnE gene encoding phosphonate ABC transporter, permease protein PhnE, giving the protein MTPKNNILIGIIVALVVVASYNVDANPVDFVQGLPNIAIVVEEMLVVEPKYVPTALWAMFETVQMAFIGTIVGVAIALPLSMLAARNLNSKYVYAPIRALLAAIRTFPSILWAILFVIMVGLGPFAGVLAIIMYTIGFVAKLQYEAIETIDSDPMDAVSSIGISKWQLIRYVVIPESASHLLSQMLYMFDYNVRQTSILGLVGAGGIGFYIINYIKFFEYGKAAIFMLVVLVVVLIIDWISVKIRDKFIIKSQHGMEVTAKNT; this is encoded by the coding sequence ATGACGCCCAAAAATAATATTCTCATTGGAATAATCGTTGCCTTGGTAGTAGTTGCATCCTACAATGTGGATGCAAATCCTGTTGACTTTGTTCAAGGATTGCCAAATATTGCAATTGTAGTTGAAGAAATGCTTGTAGTTGAACCAAAATATGTGCCAACAGCTCTTTGGGCAATGTTTGAAACAGTTCAGATGGCATTTATTGGAACAATTGTGGGTGTTGCAATTGCATTGCCTTTGAGTATGCTTGCTGCAAGAAATCTAAATAGCAAATATGTCTATGCCCCAATTAGGGCATTATTAGCTGCCATTCGTACATTCCCTTCAATATTATGGGCAATTTTGTTTGTGATAATGGTTGGATTAGGCCCATTTGCAGGTGTTCTTGCAATTATTATGTATACAATTGGATTTGTAGCAAAATTACAATACGAAGCAATTGAAACAATTGATTCTGATCCTATGGATGCAGTTAGTTCTATAGGTATATCAAAATGGCAATTAATCAGATATGTTGTAATTCCAGAATCTGCATCTCATCTTTTAAGTCAAATGCTTTACATGTTTGATTACAATGTACGTCAAACAAGTATTCTTGGATTGGTTGGTGCTGGTGGAATTGGATTTTATATTATTAATTATATTAAATTCTTTGAATATGGAAAAGCTGCAATCTTTATGCTTGTAGTTTTAGTAGTTGTATTAATTATTGATTGGATTAGTGTCAAGATTAGAGACAAGTTTATCATAAAATCACAACATGGAATGGAAGTAACTGCAAAAAATACGTAA
- a CDS encoding formate--phosphoribosylaminoimidazolecarboxamide ligase, which yields MTSIATLGSHCSLQVLKGAKDEGLKTILVCEKKRERLYKRFPFIDELIIVDKFKEVIDEKCQSVLEQNDAVLIPHGTLIAQMSSEEIESIKTPIFGNKWILRWESDREMKEKLMREANLPVPKPVTDPKDIEKLSIVKRQGAAGGKGYFMVANQDDYNTKRNQLISEGIISKDETLYIQEYAAGVLAYLQFFYSPLKEELEFFGVDQRHESDIEGLARIPSEQQLKNNKVPSFNVIGNSPLVLRESLLDDVYTMGENFVEAAKRVVPPGMNGPFCIEGVYDENAKFTSFEFSARIVAGTNIYMDGSPYYSLLFNENMSMGKRIAREVKTAQESNQLDKITT from the coding sequence ATGACCTCGATTGCAACATTAGGCTCTCACTGCTCACTTCAGGTTCTCAAGGGCGCAAAAGATGAAGGGTTAAAAACAATTCTAGTATGTGAGAAAAAACGAGAGAGGCTTTACAAAAGATTTCCATTCATTGATGAATTGATCATAGTTGATAAATTCAAAGAGGTTATTGATGAAAAGTGTCAATCAGTTCTAGAGCAAAACGATGCGGTGCTAATCCCACATGGAACATTAATTGCACAAATGAGTTCTGAGGAAATAGAATCAATCAAGACACCAATTTTTGGAAACAAGTGGATTCTAAGATGGGAATCAGACAGAGAAATGAAAGAAAAACTCATGAGAGAGGCAAATTTACCAGTTCCAAAACCAGTTACAGATCCAAAAGACATTGAAAAACTCTCTATTGTGAAAAGACAAGGTGCCGCAGGAGGAAAGGGTTACTTTATGGTGGCAAATCAAGACGACTATAATACAAAAAGAAATCAACTGATTTCAGAAGGAATCATTTCAAAAGATGAAACACTATACATTCAAGAATATGCAGCAGGTGTTTTAGCTTATTTACAATTCTTCTATTCACCATTAAAAGAAGAGTTGGAATTTTTTGGAGTTGATCAAAGACATGAATCAGATATCGAAGGACTAGCTAGAATTCCATCAGAACAACAACTAAAAAATAACAAAGTGCCATCTTTTAACGTCATAGGAAATAGTCCATTAGTTTTACGGGAATCACTTTTAGATGATGTGTATACAATGGGGGAAAATTTTGTTGAAGCTGCAAAAAGAGTTGTCCCACCTGGAATGAATGGTCCGTTTTGTATTGAAGGAGTATATGATGAAAATGCAAAATTCACATCATTTGAGTTTTCAGCAAGAATCGTAGCAGGAACTAACATCTACATGGATGGGTCTCCATATTATTCATTATTATTCAATGAGAACATGAGTATGGGTAAAAGAATAGCAAGAGAAGTAAAGACTGCTCAAGAATCTAACCAACTAGATAAAATTACAACCTAA
- the aspS gene encoding aspartate--tRNA(Asn) ligase has translation MIETELGTLRRSHYSDEINSSMDGTQVTVMGWVLTIRGHGNISFATIRDKNGDVSVVAKKGDCPDDIREKISSLKAHSSIAITGKVKSSEKSPSGYEIVPTELRVFSEVEKIPPFEPIAKTVKNIDTRLEVRPIDLRRKVLQHIFNTRSLVLKSIREYFNTQNFVEINTPKMIATATEGGAALFPIFYYNKEAFLAQSPQLYKEQLTMSFEKVFEIAPIFRAEPSRTNRHLAEAISIDLEEAFVDYNDVMIRIEEIVKISIKAVSEYAKNNPDTEFTIPSLPESIPQYSYDDLVDRMQKAGAKTEWGDDLYPSNLKKIGLEGFYFIKDWPLAPKPFYVKDSKSNPKISESFDLMFGDLELSSGSTRIEKRDELAERMKNKGMNTDAFEYHLGAFDYGVPPHAGCGIGLERLIMALTGTENIRDVTFYPRDVDRLTP, from the coding sequence ATGATTGAAACTGAATTAGGAACATTACGTAGATCACATTATTCTGATGAAATTAACTCCTCAATGGATGGTACACAAGTAACAGTAATGGGATGGGTTTTGACTATTCGAGGACATGGCAACATCAGTTTTGCCACGATCCGAGACAAAAATGGTGATGTTTCTGTAGTTGCAAAGAAAGGAGATTGTCCAGATGATATTAGAGAAAAGATATCTTCTCTAAAGGCACATTCCTCAATTGCAATAACTGGCAAAGTAAAATCTTCTGAGAAATCCCCGAGTGGATATGAAATTGTTCCAACAGAACTTCGAGTGTTTTCTGAGGTTGAAAAAATACCTCCTTTTGAGCCTATTGCAAAGACTGTCAAAAATATTGATACTAGACTTGAGGTAAGACCAATTGATCTTAGACGAAAGGTTTTGCAACATATCTTCAATACTAGAAGTTTAGTTTTAAAATCAATCCGAGAATATTTCAATACTCAGAATTTTGTTGAAATCAATACTCCAAAAATGATAGCAACAGCTACTGAGGGTGGCGCTGCATTGTTTCCAATATTTTACTATAACAAAGAGGCATTCTTAGCTCAGAGTCCGCAACTGTATAAAGAACAATTAACGATGAGCTTTGAAAAAGTATTTGAGATAGCACCAATCTTTAGAGCAGAGCCTTCTAGAACTAATCGCCATTTAGCTGAAGCAATATCTATTGATTTAGAAGAGGCATTTGTAGATTACAATGATGTCATGATTAGAATTGAAGAGATTGTTAAAATTTCAATCAAGGCTGTTAGTGAATATGCAAAAAACAATCCTGACACAGAATTTACTATTCCATCATTACCAGAATCCATTCCTCAATATTCATATGATGACTTGGTTGATAGAATGCAAAAGGCAGGAGCTAAAACTGAATGGGGTGATGACCTGTATCCATCAAACCTTAAAAAAATCGGGCTAGAAGGATTTTACTTTATCAAAGACTGGCCTTTGGCACCAAAACCATTCTATGTTAAGGATAGTAAGTCTAATCCAAAAATTTCCGAATCCTTTGATTTGATGTTTGGTGATTTAGAATTATCTTCTGGCAGTACAAGAATAGAAAAAAGAGATGAATTAGCTGAGAGAATGAAAAACAAAGGTATGAACACTGATGCATTTGAATATCATCTTGGTGCTTTTGATTATGGTGTCCCCCCACATGCTGGATGCGGTATTGGTCTTGAGAGGTTAATTATGGCACTCACTGGAACAGAAAACATTCGTGATGTTACATTTTATCCACGAGATGTCGATAGACTAACTCCATAG
- the gatA gene encoding Asp-tRNA(Asn)/Glu-tRNA(Gln) amidotransferase subunit GatA, translating into MNLKISALEYVQEVKNGNISAEDFTAKTVERINQIDDKVHAFLDVNSDAVERARQIDKKIKSGENVGGCFGMPISIKDNICIKDSRTSCASKMLHDFIAPYDATVISKLKAQDAVFIGKANMDEFAMGLTTEFSAYGPTHNPWNLDCVPGGSSGGSGASVGALECVASLGSDTGGSVRNPASFCGIVGYKPTYGLISRFGLISYANSIEQIGPMTRTVKDTAFLLDIISGQDPNDDTTISNSNQNYLSGIDAGIEGKKIGIIQEMIGDGIDPAVLSATKNAVSKFEGLGATCEYVSLDMVKYSVAAYYTITATEAGSNLARYDNLLYGYDFPVEGYEFNSYISKARTKFGPEVTRRMILGGFVPSAGHAGKYFLKALKVKQKLTREITELFKKYDYLIAPTVPILPFKIGEKIDDPIALFLVDINTVTANLTGIPAISVPFDVSDGLPIGMQIMANTMEDKSLLQAAFALESTVKLPEVPI; encoded by the coding sequence TTGAATCTGAAAATTTCTGCTTTAGAGTATGTGCAAGAAGTTAAAAATGGAAATATTTCTGCTGAAGATTTTACTGCAAAAACAGTTGAAAGAATCAACCAAATTGATGACAAAGTACATGCATTTTTGGATGTTAATTCAGATGCAGTAGAACGTGCAAGGCAGATAGATAAGAAAATAAAATCTGGTGAAAATGTTGGTGGATGTTTTGGAATGCCAATATCAATTAAAGATAATATTTGCATCAAAGATAGCAGAACTTCGTGTGCATCAAAAATGTTGCACGACTTTATTGCGCCCTATGATGCAACTGTAATTTCAAAACTTAAGGCACAAGATGCGGTATTTATTGGAAAAGCAAACATGGATGAATTTGCAATGGGGTTGACAACTGAATTTAGTGCATATGGACCTACGCACAACCCTTGGAATCTTGATTGTGTTCCTGGAGGTTCATCTGGCGGAAGTGGTGCATCTGTTGGCGCACTGGAATGTGTTGCGTCTCTTGGTTCTGATACTGGTGGGTCTGTACGAAACCCTGCAAGTTTTTGTGGCATTGTGGGATACAAGCCAACATACGGTTTGATTAGCAGGTTTGGACTTATCTCTTATGCTAACAGCATAGAACAAATCGGACCGATGACTAGAACTGTAAAAGATACAGCGTTTTTGCTTGATATTATTTCTGGACAAGATCCTAATGATGATACAACCATATCTAATTCAAATCAAAATTACTTATCTGGTATAGATGCTGGAATTGAAGGTAAAAAAATTGGCATAATTCAAGAGATGATTGGAGATGGAATTGATCCTGCAGTATTATCTGCTACAAAAAATGCTGTTTCAAAATTTGAAGGGTTGGGTGCTACTTGTGAGTATGTCTCACTTGATATGGTAAAATACTCTGTTGCCGCATACTATACAATTACTGCAACAGAGGCTGGAAGTAATTTGGCACGATATGACAACTTGCTATATGGTTATGATTTTCCAGTGGAAGGTTACGAGTTTAATTCCTATATTTCAAAGGCCAGAACAAAATTTGGACCAGAGGTAACTAGAAGAATGATTCTCGGAGGGTTTGTTCCGTCAGCAGGACATGCAGGAAAGTATTTCCTCAAAGCACTCAAAGTAAAACAAAAACTAACTAGAGAAATTACAGAGTTATTTAAAAAATATGATTATCTTATAGCTCCCACTGTTCCAATATTACCATTTAAGATTGGAGAAAAGATTGATGATCCTATTGCACTATTTTTAGTTGATATTAATACCGTAACTGCAAATCTTACTGGCATACCTGCAATCTCCGTACCCTTTGATGTCTCAGATGGTTTACCAATTGGAATGCAAATCATGGCAAATACCATGGAAGACAAATCACTATTGCAAGCAGCATTTGCACTTGAAAGTACTGTGAAATTACCTGAGGTTCCAATATGA